A stretch of DNA from Rattus rattus isolate New Zealand chromosome 1, Rrattus_CSIRO_v1, whole genome shotgun sequence:
TTCACTCATAACAGGCCAGACCCCTCCCACTGCCCAAGTGTCTCCTGTTTAATCCCCAAAGACCAGTGCTTCCCTTCAAGATTGGGAGAGCCAGACAGAGTGTGACTTAGCTGGCAGATCTGGCCTCTCTGAACTTTGGAGCCCTTTGATGGTGGTGAGCAAACTTGCTCCAGTTATCTGAGGCCCCGTTCAGAGAGGCACCCCTCTAGAGGTTGACCAGCCAGGGACCTCCGAGGACTATGGGGGAACTTACCGTATGGTGGCAGCTTTTCCCCCACCAGGGCCTCAGTTCCAGCAGCCGATGCACGAGCTGGGCGCAGCGCACAGCAGACATGCTTTCCGCCAGACAGAATAtgagagagatggcccagaggcaCAGGCTAGAGCTCTGCGGGGTCCAGGGGCACAGACATCTAATTAGGGATAGGGATGTGGGTAGATTCCAAGAATGGTTTCCAACCCCTTCCAGGATGAGGCACTCACGTAAATTCGAGTAGGGTCAAAAGGACAGTCGGGTGACAGTGTTGGGAGTTCAGCGTTCTCAAAAGTACAGGGGGCCAGGAGTGCCCTGCCCTTGGTGGCGAAGGTCACAGCAATGGAGGCCAGGAGTCCAAGGGCACaggtcagagagagaagagcacaGGCCACACTCAGGCTAAACACGGTCCAGCGCTAGGCAGGAGGAACACCGGTCAGTGGATAGCATGCTTGGCCCCAAGATGGCTACTGCCCATGGTCCCATCTGAGGAAGTGCCACATACCAAGGGGGTGCTGGGGAGATAGCGTGACAAGACGACAGCCGAAATTCCCGCAAGGATGACCTGTGGGGAAGCTTGGATCAGTGCTGGAGGCCAGCTTGTGGGGTCAGACCCACACTTGGATAAAGATTCTCCCAATGTCTTCCATGGTCCTGCAGTCTCCACTCCCACCCTGGCCTCTGGCTTTGGTCTCATAAACCCCCACTTCCCACGACCTTCCAGGGTTCTCCGTTGCCAAAAGCTAAGGTCCCGTGTTTTTGCGGGCATAAGTCAGGGCGTGTGCTAGGCCGCAGGACATCTCCTTGGGATGGAAAAGTCTGAAAGGAATGCATTCCACTAACAAGGAACTAAGCCCCAAATTATATTAAAccagaaaccaggcatggtggtatatacctaCAATCCCCGCACTGAGGCAGGTGGACTGCCGCAAGTTTAGAGCCATCCTGGTTTATATAAAAAGTCCTTTTTCAGCAGGACTATGCAGTGAGGCCACATCTCAGACAGACAGGACACATCATGAACAGAAGTCAGAATCTTTAAAAGAGGGCCAGGGGTGGAACTTGGGAatagaacacttgcctggcaCGTGTGAAGCCGGGGCTAAATCCTAAGtaccacaaaagagaaagaaacttctAAGAGCATCGAGTTATCCCAAGCTCTTAATGACCTAGCTCTGGCCCCCTCTGGTCTAGCCTGTGCCACTATCTTCCCTCATTGCACTGGACCTGGGCACTCACGCCTAGCCGCTCAGATGCTACCCACAGATcatcctttctaagattccttgaATGCCCCTACACCCCCAGAGACAGGATTTCCTGTGCACCACTTAGCTCTGTGGCTGCCCTCTCCCTAGGGCTCCATTTAGCCCATCTGCCTTCTTAGTGTTGGTCTCTGTATTGGGCACAGCACCATGCGAGTAGAGTAGCAGTGTTAATTCACTGTGCAGTCACAGGAAAGTATCTCCACCTCTCTGGGCTGAGCCCCTCTCTTCAGGATGTGCTCACAGGAAGACAATCACATCCAAGGGAGTGGGGTGAATCCCCCCCCCCAGTCCTGGGCAGCTGAGGAAAGCAGGGCAAAGGTGAAATGTTCCAGCCCAGAGCCTCCTGACCCCGGACTGGCCATCTTCTATGCCTTCCTCACATGGCTGCCACGTAAAACAGATACTGATTGGCACACAACACTACACTCTTCCTGCTGTCGGAGCTCCCACAGATCGCAGCCTGGTTTACCATGCCTGGAGGTCACCAGGCTGTCAgagcttcattttgttttttttttgttttttgtttttggttctttttttcggagctggggaccgaacccagggccttgcgcttcctaggtaagcgctctaccactgagctaaatccccagccccagagcttCATTTTGTAAGCAGAGACCAgctcagagggagagaagagtccCTCAGCCAGGAGTCAGCAGGTCTCCCAGAGGTGAACACATCAGCTGACAGGCAGAGAAGAGCTTTTCAAACCCAAGAGCGCCAgactctttcatttattcattcatcaaacAGGGTAGATGTCCAGGTATCACCATGGCTACCGATTATCAAGTGGCTCATGTAGTCTACCctcatgctaggttcctgttttACTCGGTGTCACCAGAACAGATCTCAGCCATTCCCAGCTCCACACATCTGCACCTGCCACACAGCCTGAACATGGAATGCCACCCTGACATGCTTGCCTGCAAGCCAGTCCCAGCATGCCGCATACTTGGGTTGCTAATTACAGTCCACTGGGGACGCCTACGCATCCATAAATACCCGGCTCAGAGGTCTACTTCTCTGGGAAACCCTTACTGACCCTCCCTAGCTATGCTGACGTTCACTCCCTCTGTACCACCACACGGAGGATATCTGTCACAGCAGATCACACTAGCCACCTGCCAGGCCCCTCAGTAAGCACCTTCTGTGGATGACTCCCTCAGATACTCACTGGGAACCTCTGCCCTGCACGCATACTCCCGCCACCCCCATTTTTACAGAGGAAAAAAgtgaggcagaaagagacagagagacgagagagagagagagagagagagagagagagagagagagagagagagagagagagttagtttgaGTGGCTGCACAGTTGGTATATGGTTCTATCATTTATGGTGTAGGGTTAGCGCTTGGGGCTCTGACTGGGACACggtccctccctcctgctggcCTCCCAGCCAGGACATTACCACAATGGCAGAGGTGACGGAAAGGATGTCTACCACACAGTATTGTAGAACCACGGCGTCCCTGGTGGTGGCTACGAAGCGCAGCATGGTGCCATGGAGCACGGCGGCCGCGATGAAGCTCACGTGACCCAGCACTACCAGCACCAGACCCGTCTTCATCAGCAACTTCCGGAACTCATCCACATTCAGGCCACctgcgggtgtgtgtgtggggggacacAGGTGAGGATCGTGGGGGAGGCGCTTCCTGCTATGGGGTGTGGGTCCTCTGAGCCTCCCGTTTCTTCGACTCTAAAAGCCTCACGGTTGGTTTGTAAGCCCTTGAATTATGAGATTGGAAAAGCACGCAGGAGATCCACACGACTGTCCCTGTTAACCATGGTGTCCTGAGTAGCAGAGATCCAACATGATCCTCTCGCTGAGCCATCCAGCCAATCATTCACTCAGCTGCTCCACGTAAAAAGCGCCCtgcggggttgggggatttagctcagtggtagagcgcttgcctagggaagcgcaaggccctgggttcggtccccagctccgaaaaaaagaaccaaaaaaaaaaaaaaaaaagcgcccTGCACGCCTGCTCCATGCCATACACTAGGATACCTATGAGCCCTACAGGTACTGCCAGGCCTCGAGGAGCCTGCAGTGTACTGGGCAGTGTCGGGCCTTCCTCAGTAGTTCGGTAGATG
This window harbors:
- the Tmem54 gene encoding transmembrane protein 54, translating into MCLRIGGLNVDEFRKLLMKTGLVLVVLGHVSFIAAAVLHGTMLRFVATTRDAVVLQYCVVDILSVTSAIVVILAGISAVVLSRYLPSTPLRWTVFSLSVACALLSLTCALGLLASIAVTFATKGRALLAPCTFENAELPTLSPDCPFDPTRIYSSSLCLWAISLIFCLAESMSAVRCAQLVHRLLELRPWWGKSCHHTIQASPEPLDGHDLLSCTS